One stretch of Alcaligenes faecalis DNA includes these proteins:
- a CDS encoding major capsid protein, translating into MSLSQMEVFNKYFMPATIETLAQMVDKFNAASNGAIVLTTEGFEGDFVMTSFFKNLSNARRRVDRYGTNNAVTPIDLSQDKFVAVKIAGGFGPVRYEPSQMTWLNKPTAEGVEVASRAFAELLLQDQLNTVIAALVAAIGNQGAAATVDVSASKKVDYLTVNESHALFGDHSSQIVAQVMDGIQYHNFIALNLANAQTLFQAGNVRVVDILGRPSIVTDAPALFTAAAAEDPAKRRVLSLTTGAALVRDPRNLVSNVETSNGKERIETTLQIDYDFTVGLKGYAWDMANGGKSPTDSEIATGSNWDLVVSSIKHSAGVMAEGQG; encoded by the coding sequence ATGTCTCTCTCTCAAATGGAAGTATTCAATAAGTACTTCATGCCAGCGACGATTGAAACGCTGGCGCAAATGGTCGATAAATTCAATGCCGCCTCCAACGGTGCCATTGTTCTGACTACTGAAGGTTTTGAAGGCGATTTCGTGATGACTTCGTTCTTCAAAAACCTGTCCAATGCGCGTCGCCGCGTTGACCGCTATGGCACCAACAATGCCGTGACACCGATTGATCTGTCTCAGGATAAGTTCGTCGCGGTGAAGATTGCTGGTGGCTTTGGCCCTGTGCGCTATGAGCCGTCTCAGATGACGTGGCTGAATAAGCCTACGGCTGAAGGTGTCGAGGTTGCCTCTCGCGCCTTTGCGGAGTTGCTGCTGCAAGACCAGCTCAATACCGTCATTGCCGCGCTGGTGGCCGCCATTGGCAATCAGGGGGCGGCCGCTACCGTGGATGTGTCTGCATCCAAGAAAGTTGATTATTTGACGGTGAACGAGTCGCACGCTTTGTTTGGCGATCATTCCAGCCAGATCGTTGCTCAGGTGATGGATGGCATTCAGTACCACAACTTCATCGCTCTGAATCTGGCCAATGCTCAAACGCTATTCCAGGCCGGCAACGTGCGCGTCGTCGATATTTTGGGCCGCCCATCGATTGTGACTGATGCGCCAGCTCTGTTTACTGCAGCCGCAGCGGAAGACCCCGCGAAGCGTCGTGTTTTGTCTTTGACTACCGGCGCGGCCTTGGTGCGCGATCCTCGCAACCTGGTCTCCAACGTGGAAACGAGCAACGGCAAGGAACGAATTGAAACCACGCTGCAGATTGACTACGACTTTACCGTTGGCCTGAAAGGCTATGCCTGGGACATGGCGAATGGCGGCAAATCTCCTACTGACTCCGAGATCGCTACCGGGTCAAACTGGGATCTGGTTGTGTCCAGCATCAAGCACAGTGCAGGTGTGATGGCCGAAGGCCAGGGTTGA
- a CDS encoding DnaT-like ssDNA-binding protein, which translates to MKYYGSLDGALEYHSMSAGGAAWSADGVANAQRTAALVRASRSLDGQYGERYPGKPTQGRAQSLAWPRSGAVDHCANEALPDHSVPLEIEHAAYALALVELLTPGVSSPSFTPGAVNKRERVDVIERERFGPADGVALTLDMQRAQLAEVEDLLRCLLVNRGATQCILRV; encoded by the coding sequence ATGAAATATTACGGCTCTCTGGATGGGGCACTGGAGTATCACTCGATGTCGGCCGGTGGTGCCGCGTGGTCTGCTGATGGTGTGGCTAATGCCCAGCGCACAGCCGCGCTTGTGCGAGCTAGCCGGTCGTTGGATGGGCAGTATGGGGAACGTTACCCGGGCAAGCCCACGCAAGGCCGCGCACAGTCCCTGGCATGGCCAAGATCAGGCGCTGTCGATCATTGTGCAAATGAGGCGTTGCCCGACCATTCCGTACCGCTCGAGATCGAGCATGCCGCCTATGCACTCGCGCTGGTGGAGCTTTTGACACCAGGCGTGTCCAGCCCGAGTTTTACTCCGGGTGCTGTGAACAAGCGTGAGCGCGTGGATGTGATCGAGCGTGAACGATTCGGGCCGGCTGATGGCGTTGCGCTGACTCTTGATATGCAGCGCGCCCAACTGGCCGAAGTTGAGGATTTGCTGCGCTGCCTACTGGTCAACCGTGGCGCAACACAGTGCATTTTGAGAGTGTGA
- a CDS encoding DUF4128 domain-containing protein, producing the protein MSAKTETAIWLAIKGRVESLPLSYTKAWPGQTFEVPHAGGLPQPYLRVGRVTVAPVRQMIAPGKPHRRTGALIITLVYPLGQDVSAYDQIAGTVADHFRDGTQMTYGGVCVSVTDYPHAQEGYEENGFWTVPVRIPWQCFA; encoded by the coding sequence ATGAGCGCAAAAACTGAAACGGCAATTTGGCTGGCCATAAAGGGCCGGGTTGAATCGTTGCCACTGTCCTATACCAAGGCTTGGCCAGGCCAGACCTTTGAGGTGCCGCATGCAGGCGGGCTGCCGCAGCCTTACTTGCGAGTAGGGCGAGTCACCGTGGCGCCAGTTCGGCAAATGATCGCGCCAGGTAAGCCGCATCGGCGCACGGGGGCCTTGATCATCACTCTGGTTTATCCACTTGGCCAGGACGTTTCAGCCTACGACCAGATCGCGGGAACGGTTGCAGATCATTTTCGTGACGGCACGCAAATGACCTACGGCGGGGTGTGTGTGTCAGTGACTGACTATCCCCACGCCCAAGAGGGTTATGAAGAAAACGGGTTCTGGACTGTTCCGGTCCGCATCCCATGGCAGTGTTTTGCATAG
- a CDS encoding nucleoid-associated protein has protein sequence MLELNGLEIRKAIVHHIPKAVDRVTATAACSDELVDLPPAGFDMFSRRIAKALGSKSKGIKVDIERDQQGSFFQSAAQAMEAGVSEENFIQTSKEIAQNLCNAQGIKGLVESKLLVMSGVTGEFQRPFLVVVKADMQDALAEVPKESGSVSIDYLDNIFLTDSQRLYKIGFLQQIVATPRVIDGLRNIDQYTMHLFDHLLTAVETRNAAHYFYSDFLGADIAASDKRLTQDFYEKTMRFLQSRGYDADTLIDKSESLRSELRSNDSTISTADFAVRHLDSNEADDYEEYMRSQSFPEHAITKDVGYIKSKIQRRRKFVFSSQVMITTPSDGGNLISIEPSQDGSTTVIVTGTLSKSE, from the coding sequence ATGTTGGAATTGAATGGCTTAGAGATTAGAAAGGCGATAGTTCATCATATCCCCAAAGCGGTTGATCGAGTAACAGCTACAGCAGCATGTTCCGATGAGTTGGTTGATTTGCCTCCTGCTGGTTTCGATATGTTTTCGCGACGTATCGCGAAAGCCTTAGGAAGTAAGTCGAAAGGTATTAAAGTAGATATTGAACGAGATCAGCAAGGTAGTTTCTTTCAGTCTGCGGCTCAAGCTATGGAGGCAGGAGTTTCAGAGGAAAATTTTATTCAAACTTCTAAAGAAATAGCGCAAAATTTGTGTAATGCTCAAGGAATTAAAGGGCTGGTTGAGAGTAAATTGCTTGTAATGTCAGGAGTTACAGGGGAGTTTCAAAGGCCTTTCTTGGTGGTTGTGAAGGCAGATATGCAAGACGCTTTAGCTGAAGTACCTAAAGAGAGTGGGTCGGTATCTATTGATTATTTGGATAATATATTTTTAACTGATTCTCAGCGTTTATATAAAATTGGTTTTTTGCAGCAGATCGTCGCTACGCCTAGGGTAATCGATGGATTGAGAAATATAGATCAATATACAATGCATTTGTTTGATCATCTTTTAACTGCAGTAGAGACTCGTAATGCTGCCCATTATTTCTATTCTGATTTTTTGGGTGCTGATATAGCTGCTTCTGATAAACGTCTAACCCAGGACTTTTATGAGAAAACAATGAGGTTTCTTCAGTCTAGAGGCTACGATGCTGATACTCTAATTGATAAAAGTGAATCTCTGAGGAGTGAGCTCAGAAGTAACGATTCGACTATCTCAACAGCAGATTTTGCCGTGAGGCATCTTGATTCTAATGAGGCGGATGACTATGAGGAGTACATGCGATCACAGTCATTTCCGGAGCATGCGATAACCAAAGATGTTGGGTATATTAAGAGCAAAATACAGAGGAGGCGGAAATTTGTTTTTAGCTCTCAAGTGATGATTACAACTCCGTCAGATGGTGGGAATCTTATTAGTATAGAGCCATCACAAGATGGAAGTACGACTGTCATAGTAACGGGAACTCTCTCAAAGAGTGAATAA
- a CDS encoding GTP pyrophosphokinase, producing MTTEFFDWFDATKPALEKWGEHVVQTVKRRVKDEVGEERFVSFFKIETSLRVKSKKSIEDKILKKLYSSPRDQVTDLIGARFVVLLKSDLDILDRAIINRNSWAVSKDRDFFNESLKEPSVFDYQSNHYVVTSVVDQEIEGVFVPSGLRCEVQSRSLLQHAYAELVHADVYKANNFVPESTKRLVARSMALMESTDEVFLSISRELEGIRKAQSCLYSASRLIYLDMGVEASESPTSLYLEVADTYRDLLEKVSLDSLSAVVVDVGLRKKIKERSLRHGLFSDPTALLAYWLMKNNYRRFFRDWPRHDLRSDLEQIAADNGLSFPD from the coding sequence ATGACTACTGAGTTTTTTGACTGGTTTGATGCGACAAAGCCAGCCCTTGAAAAATGGGGAGAGCATGTCGTCCAGACAGTTAAGAGACGAGTAAAAGATGAGGTTGGGGAAGAACGATTTGTATCTTTCTTTAAGATTGAAACATCGCTAAGAGTTAAATCTAAGAAGTCAATTGAGGATAAGATATTAAAAAAATTGTACTCATCTCCAAGAGATCAAGTTACTGATTTGATTGGTGCTAGATTTGTAGTTCTTTTAAAATCAGATCTTGATATTTTGGATAGAGCGATAATCAATAGGAACTCTTGGGCTGTCAGCAAAGATAGGGACTTCTTTAATGAAAGCCTTAAGGAGCCATCCGTATTTGACTATCAGTCGAATCATTATGTGGTAACGAGTGTGGTTGATCAGGAAATTGAGGGGGTATTTGTACCTAGCGGATTGCGATGTGAGGTTCAATCAAGATCGTTGCTGCAACATGCGTACGCAGAATTGGTACACGCTGATGTATATAAAGCGAATAATTTTGTTCCTGAGTCAACTAAAAGATTAGTTGCTCGTAGCATGGCTCTAATGGAATCAACGGATGAGGTGTTTTTAAGTATATCGAGAGAGCTGGAAGGAATACGGAAGGCCCAGAGTTGTCTGTATTCGGCCTCAAGGTTAATTTATTTAGATATGGGGGTTGAGGCCTCAGAATCTCCAACTAGTTTATATTTGGAGGTGGCTGATACTTATCGTGATCTACTGGAAAAGGTTTCTCTTGATTCTCTCAGTGCTGTGGTTGTAGATGTTGGTTTGCGTAAAAAAATAAAAGAAAGATCGCTTCGTCATGGCTTATTTTCTGATCCGACAGCTTTGCTTGCGTACTGGTTAATGAAAAATAACTATAGAAGATTTTTCAGAGACTGGCCAAGGCATGATTTGCGCTCTGACTTAGAGCAGATCGCAGCTGATAATGGACTGTCTTTTCCGGATTGA
- a CDS encoding helix-hairpin-helix domain-containing protein, giving the protein MEWILVLAVLAFLVYRHTQKKAVKRKNALNVRAMDVDESPDIRVYATLSGMPERKVVETINKDGIPEFKFRFHANLGFETAAEALCRHRTENFIPRPNGNKEPIIEPGGIWFAVSEWDDPDRTWNHENDQFKYIGGIQVYIGLLLKVRGIYEDATLTPAQKKIEIEKICLGNKDVYTVKHVFSPPWESLLVPVLSTGDGIGPHRVGILEAAGIKTIDDIRSRTDGQLLEIKGIGKAAVSALRNLAAQWTYDTSTEVIEKDSEYRQALSIGSSHTEPTPA; this is encoded by the coding sequence ATGGAGTGGATTCTAGTCTTGGCTGTCTTGGCGTTTTTGGTATACAGGCATACGCAGAAGAAAGCCGTTAAACGAAAAAATGCATTGAATGTTCGGGCTATGGATGTCGATGAGTCGCCGGATATTCGAGTCTATGCAACATTGAGTGGCATGCCAGAAAGGAAGGTAGTTGAGACTATCAATAAAGATGGCATTCCAGAGTTTAAATTCCGCTTTCATGCAAACCTAGGCTTTGAAACCGCTGCAGAGGCTTTGTGCAGACACCGGACAGAAAACTTTATTCCTAGGCCTAACGGGAATAAGGAGCCAATCATAGAGCCTGGTGGTATTTGGTTCGCAGTTTCAGAATGGGACGATCCTGATCGAACATGGAACCACGAGAATGATCAGTTCAAGTATATCGGTGGTATTCAGGTGTATATCGGGTTGCTGTTGAAGGTCCGAGGAATCTATGAGGATGCGACACTGACGCCAGCCCAGAAGAAAATCGAAATTGAAAAAATTTGCTTGGGAAACAAGGACGTTTATACCGTTAAGCATGTGTTCTCGCCTCCTTGGGAGTCATTGCTTGTTCCTGTGCTATCGACTGGTGACGGAATCGGCCCACATCGAGTTGGGATATTAGAGGCGGCTGGCATAAAAACAATTGATGACATTCGCTCCAGGACTGATGGCCAGCTACTAGAGATTAAAGGAATAGGAAAGGCAGCGGTCTCCGCCTTACGAAATCTGGCAGCTCAGTGGACTTATGACACATCAACAGAGGTGATAGAGAAGGATAGTGAGTATCGACAAGCTCTCTCTATTGGAAGTAGTCACACAGAGCCTACGCCGGCTTGA